CTTTTTTTATGCGGCATGGTTGCGCTGGTTAATTGTTGACCACGTAGAAGGCGTGTTCGCCGATGGTCTTGACGCGCTTGTTCGACCATGTGGGTGTGACGGCGAGTGTGGCGAAGGCGTCTGCGCGTGGCACGTATACCGTGCGCTCTCCTTGCGGCAGGCTCCAGTTGCTGATCGAGTCACCCGCAATCTTCCACGCCTTGGTCCAGGAGTTGAGATCGGTGACTTCGAAAGTGCTCGCGGTTGTCGTCAGCGCGAACTGACGCGGGGAGGTAACGACCTCACAAACGCTACCGCCCCAGGTGCCGCGATCGCGACGACGAAGGGCCACTTCGGCCACGGCGTACTGGCCGATGGTCGACTCACTGCGTGCCTCGAGATAAACCGTCGTGGCCAGGCAGGTCTGGTCCGCGAGGGGCTGGGGTAGCACGGACGCTAACCACAACAGCATCGAAAGTTTCATTGTCTGCCTCCAGCGTGCTGTACGTTCGAGGTCGGTAATGCTGACTTCGCGCGCCGTTGCGGTGGACGGGCGGGCAGGCCGTTCCACCTGGATTGATCACCGCGACCGAAACTTGTGGTCAGGCGGCTCGCCACGGGATTGTGGCCACTCGAGCGGTTGATCCGGTACCACTCAAAACTGGTTGTGCTGCAAAGGCATTGCTCGGGTACTGAACGACCTCGTGCCTGCAACTTCTGGCCGCGCATGGGGCGGCATGTACACCGGTATCACTACCGGGTCGCGCCGATCCGGACCCCTCCGGTTCGTCGCGTATGTCGACACCCTCGGGCAGTGGGGTGTCGTCGAATTGGTTGGCGGAGCCTAGTGGCCGGTTTCCGATCTGGCAAGTGCCAGGCAGTTCAGGTTCACACCACGCTCACATTGTCATTTCAAACGTGAATCCTTGCGCAACGGCGTTTTCATCACGCTGGCCAGCTATCGAGAACGTTCAGCGAGACACCTTCATTGGTGACGATGTTCGACGCGTTTTCGATCGCATTCATTAGACCATCGTCTATGACAGCGAGCGCCGAAACGGTGGCGTCAGCGTCGACGACATCAAGCAACTGGATGCCGTTCTCGCCGCGTTGGTGCAGCACGGTGCCCCCCGTTGCATGCTGCGACAATACGACGCAATGCATATGCCGCTTGAGCCCGCCGCGATAGTGCAGGCGCGCAACGATCTCCTGGCCCGGGTAGCAGCCCTTGTCGAACGCAACGGCCTGAAGTCGTTCAAGCGACAGCGATTGCGGCAGCAGCTTGCCGAGCACGTCGTCCGGCAACCACGGCCAGCCCATGCGAATCTGCGGCAGTCGCCATGCGTCGTTGGAAGATGCTGCGCCGACGATCAGGCTGTGATCGCCGCAGCCGATCACGTAGGCATCGCCTTCACGATGGACAGCGTAAGTCTCCACCGCGGGCCCGCGGCCGAGGGGGCGTGGGCCGGGCACCGTCACCTTCACCTTGGAGCGGAAGACGAAACGCTGGAGCGATTGCGCCATCGGCGCGGCGTCGCCACCGCGCAGCAACACCAGGAAAGCGTCATCGGCCAGTCGCGCAAGGTGGAACAGGGCGAGCACGCGCCCCTGCGCGTCGAGCCAGGCTCCGAACTGCCATGTGCCGACGGCCAGCGACTGGACGTTGCTGCTGAACTGGGCCTGCGCGAACGCAGCGGCATCGGCACCTTCAAGCAGCAGGGTCTGGGCGGAGTATTCTGTCGTCATAGCTGGGCGAGGTAAGGGCAGGGGGCGGGAGATGCAAGTACTGCCGACCCTACTGGCAGACGAACGCACTGCCGTCAAGGTTGTGCTGCATTAACGCAGGTATTACGCTTTTACGGCTTTCAAACACCATGTCCGATACGTCCTCCCAAACCAAGTCCACGCCTGTTTCCGTTCCTGCGGAACAGGTGACCGTGCCTGCCGTTCCGGCAACGGAAAAGACGACGAAGGAGCAACCGGCCCCGGATCCCACCCGTTACGGCGATTGGGAAAAAAACGGGCGCTGTATCGACTTCTGATCGCGCCGCGCCGGCTCCGCGCCGGCGTCGTCGGGTAAGGGAAGGGCGGTATAGGGCATCAGCGATTCCACCCAGGATAGCCGCCATGGCAGACACGCAACGACCGCTCTCTCCCCACATGGGCATATATAAGTGGCAAGTGCAGATGGTGACCTCCATCGTGCACCGCGCTACCGGCATTGCCCTTTCCGTCGGAACCCTGCTCGTGCTGTGGGGGGTCTGGTCCCTCGCCAGCGGCGAGGACAGCTATAACCAGTTCAAGACCTGCATGGGCAGTCCGCTCGGCCTGGTGCTGCTGTTTGGTTGGTCGTGGGCACTTTTCTACCACCTGTGCAACGGCATCCGTCACCTGTTCCAGGACGGTGGGATGGGCTACGCCATTCCGCAGTTCGTCCGTTCCAGCTGGCTCACGATCGTCGGCAGCATCGTGCTGACCGTCATCGTGTGGGTCTGCGTGTTCACCTGTGGAGGTGCCGCATGAGCGCCAACGGTCCGCAGCATGATGTGCGCAAGCAGTTGCGCAACCCCCTGAAGCGCGCCCGCGGCCTTGGCTCGGCGCAGTCCGGCGTGAGCCACTGGTGGATGCAGCGCGTTACCGCCACGGCGCTGGTGTTCCTCAGCATCTGGTTCGTGGTGACGGTGCTTGGCGCACTGCACTCCGATTACGCAACGGCCCGCGGCATCATCGCCAAGCCCTGGAATGCCCTGCTGCTGGTGGCCTTCGTGCTGGCCATGTGCTGGCACGCGGTGCTCGGCCTGCAGGTCGTGATCGAAGACTATGTGCATACGCGCTGGAAGGAAGTCGCCCTCCTGGTGCTGGTGAAGTTCATTGCAGTGCTCGGCACGCTGGCCACCCTGATGGCCGTGCTGCGCGTGGCGCTGGGAGCCTGATTCCATGGAAAGCTACAAGATCCAACAGCATAAG
The nucleotide sequence above comes from Dyella telluris. Encoded proteins:
- a CDS encoding cell wall hydrolase; translated protein: MKLSMLLWLASVLPQPLADQTCLATTVYLEARSESTIGQYAVAEVALRRRDRGTWGGSVCEVVTSPRQFALTTTASTFEVTDLNSWTKAWKIAGDSISNWSLPQGERTVYVPRADAFATLAVTPTWSNKRVKTIGEHAFYVVNN
- a CDS encoding YgfZ/GcvT domain-containing protein → MRSSASRVGSTCISRPLPLPRPAMTTEYSAQTLLLEGADAAAFAQAQFSSNVQSLAVGTWQFGAWLDAQGRVLALFHLARLADDAFLVLLRGGDAAPMAQSLQRFVFRSKVKVTVPGPRPLGRGPAVETYAVHREGDAYVIGCGDHSLIVGAASSNDAWRLPQIRMGWPWLPDDVLGKLLPQSLSLERLQAVAFDKGCYPGQEIVARLHYRGGLKRHMHCVVLSQHATGGTVLHQRGENGIQLLDVVDADATVSALAVIDDGLMNAIENASNIVTNEGVSLNVLDSWPA
- a CDS encoding DUF1674 domain-containing protein, whose product is MSDTSSQTKSTPVSVPAEQVTVPAVPATEKTTKEQPAPDPTRYGDWEKNGRCIDF
- the sdhC gene encoding succinate dehydrogenase, cytochrome b556 subunit; the encoded protein is MADTQRPLSPHMGIYKWQVQMVTSIVHRATGIALSVGTLLVLWGVWSLASGEDSYNQFKTCMGSPLGLVLLFGWSWALFYHLCNGIRHLFQDGGMGYAIPQFVRSSWLTIVGSIVLTVIVWVCVFTCGGAA
- the sdhD gene encoding succinate dehydrogenase, hydrophobic membrane anchor protein, with amino-acid sequence MSANGPQHDVRKQLRNPLKRARGLGSAQSGVSHWWMQRVTATALVFLSIWFVVTVLGALHSDYATARGIIAKPWNALLLVAFVLAMCWHAVLGLQVVIEDYVHTRWKEVALLVLVKFIAVLGTLATLMAVLRVALGA